The Thermomonospora amylolytica sequence TGGTGGAGCGGTTCGTCTCCAGTCCCAGTGACGAGGTGCTGCTGCTGAAGGTGCTGGGGCTGACCCTGCTGGTGGCCGGGATCGCCTCGCAGCTGCAGGTGTCGGCGGCGGTCGGCGCGTTCCTGATGGGCATCGCGCTGTCCGGGCCGCTGGCGCACCAGGCGCAGCGGCTGCTGACGCCGCTGAAGGACCTGTTCGCCGCGGTGTTCTTCGTGTTCTTCGGGCTGCACACCGATCCGGCGGACCTGCCGCCGATGCTGGGCGTGGCGGTGCTGCTGGCGGTCGTCGGCATCGGCACCAAGCTGGGCAGCGGATGGCTGGCGGCCCGCCGCGCGGGCGTCCACCTGACCGGCCGGATCCGGGCCGGCGCGGCGCTCGCCCCGCGCGGCGAGTTCAACATCGTCATCGCCGGGCTGGCGGTCTCCGGCGGCGCCGACCCCGGGCTGGACTCGCTGGGCTCGCTGGCCGCAGCGTACGTGCTGATCCTCGCGGTGGCCGGTCCGCTGCTCGCCCGCGGCGCCGAACCCCTGGCCCGCAGGATCAGCGGACGCCGCCGCCCCCGGCCCCAGCTCGACACCGAGCCCGACGAGCCCGACGAGGGCGACGGCCTCGACGCCGGGGTCCCGCGGCAGGCGGACGCTCCGGAGGACGAGGGCCTGCCCGACCCCGGATACACCTACAAGCAGGACTGACGCCGCCGCCCCGCCCTGCGGGCCGTGCGGCCCGTGCCGGGTCAGAGCCGCGAGCCGCCGGTGGCGTCGAGGGTGGTGCCGGTGACCCAGCGGGCGTCGTCGCGGGCCAGGAAGGCGACGGCGGCGGCGACGTCCTCGGGACGGCCGACGTCGTTGAACGCCGAGTAGGCCGCCGCGTGCGCCCAGGCATCGGGGTCGCCGCGGAGCCAGTCGGCGTTCATGTCGGTGTCGATGATGCCGGGGGCGACGTTGTTGACGGTGATGCCGCGGGGGCCGAGGTGCTGGGCCAGCGTCCGGGTGAAGACCTCGACGGCGCCCTTGGACATGGCGTACGCGATCTTCTCCGGAAGGGCGATGCGGGTGGCGCCGGTGGTGATGTTGATGATCCGGCCGCCGTTGCGGAGCCTGGGCAGCGCCCGCTGGGTGAGGAAGAACAGCGCCCTGACGTTGACCGCGAACACCCGGTCGTAGGTCTCGGGGGCGGTGTCCTCGGGGCCGCCCTGGGGGCTGATCCCGGCGTTGTTGACGAGGATGTCCAGCTCGGGGCCGGCGTCGTGGGCGCGGAGCCCGTCGTCGAGCCCGGCGAAGAGCGCGTCCAGGTCGCCGGCCGTGCCCAGCTCGGCGCGGACGGGGAAGGCCCGCCCGCCGGCCGCCTCGATCGTCGCCACGGTGTCCTTGGCGGCGGCGTCGTCCCGCGCGTAGTGCACCGCGACCAGCGCGCCGTCGGCGGCCAGGCGTTCGGCGATCGCCCGGCCGATGCCGCGGCCCGCCCCGGTGACCAGTGCGGTCCTGCCGTGCAGCATGAGGATGCCCCTTTCTTTAGCGTTCGCTACAGAACAGAACCGTAGCGCAGTTTTTTATCGTTCGCTATAGAATCTGGGCATGGCCAGACCACGGGCGTTCGACCGGGACACCGCGCTGGAACGGGCGCTGGAGGAGTTCTGGCGGCACGGCTACGAGGCCACCTCCATCGCCTCGCTGACCGCCGCGATGGGGATCCGCCCGCCCAGCCTGTACGCCGCGTTCGGCGACAAGCGCCGGCTGTTCGGCGAGGCCGTGGACCGCTACCAGCGCACCCACGGCGCGTTCTTCGCCCGCGCGCTGGCCGAGGAGCCCACCGCCCGCGCGGCCGTCGAACGCGTGCTGCGCGAGGCCGCCGACACCTACGCCGACCCCGCCCACCCGGCCGGGTGCATGATCATCTCCGCGGCCACCAACTGCGGTCCCGAGTCCGCCGACGTCGAGGAGGACCTGCGCCGCATGCGCGCGCGCAGCAAACGGATGCTGGTCGACCGGATCCGCGCGGACGTCGTCGCGGGCCGCCTCCCCGCCGGCACCGACCCCGAGGCCCTGGGCGCCTTCTACGCCGCCACCATCCAGGGCATGTCCCGCCAGGCCCAGGACGGGGCCTCGGCCGAGACCCTGCGGCGGATCGCCGACCTGGCCATGGCCGCCTGGCCCGCCGGGTGACCTCCGGGTCCGGTTTGTGGTCACCGGTCGGGTTCGTGTGACACTGCTGGACATGAGTCTTGCCGCGCATCTGGAGGAGCTCGGGCGGCCGCTGCTCGAGGAGCAGCTCAAGCACCCGACCGTGGTCGGCATCGCGAACGGGGACCTGGACGAGCGGGTCTTCCGGTCCTGGCTGGAGCAGGACTACCTGTTCCTGCTCGACTACGTCCGGGTGTTCTCGCGGCTGGCCTGGCAGGCGCCGGACGGGCACCTGGGCGATCTGGTCGACCTGGCGCACTCGACGTTCCACGAGGAACTGGACCTGCACCGGTCGCTGTCCGCGGAGTTCGGGGCCGACCTGGAGGGGGCGCGCAAGGGCGCGGCGTGCGCGGCCTACACCGAGTTCCTGCTGGACTCGGCGGCGGCCTACCGCGACGGGCTGGCGGCGCTCTACCCCTGCATGTGGGGCTACTCCGCGCTGGGCGCGATCCTGGCCGAGAACCCCCCGGCCGAGCCCCGGTACCGGCGCTGGGTGGAGACCTACGCCGACCCCGGGTTCGCCGCGCTGGCCCGCCGGATCGGCGAGATGATCGACGAGGCCGCCCCGGACCGGGCCCGCGCGGAACGCCTGTTCCTCGAGGGCATGCGCCACGAGCTGGCGTTCTGGGACGTCCCGCTCGACTGACCCGCCGTCCCGGGGCGACCCCGGCCCGCGGGCTCAGCGGGCTCAGCGGCCGGGGCGCAGCACGTCGGACAGCGGGGTGGCCGGGTGGCCGGTGAGCAGGGGGACGTGGTCGGTGACCTCGGCCAGCTCGCCGTTCGCCATGGCCGTGTAGGTGGAGACCCAGGCGTCCACCTGCCAGTCGGGCGCCCCGTAGGAGGCGCGGGACCGGTAGGCCTCCTCCACCGTCTCGTTGTGGAACGTGACGCTGCGGCCGGTGGTCTTGGTGATGATGGCGGCCATCTCCTCCATGCTCAGGGAGTCCGGGCCGGTCAGGGAGTAGGTCGCCCCGGCGTGGTCGGCGGCGTCGCGCAGCACGGCCACGGCGGCGTCGGCGATGTCGTCCTGGGCCACCACCGCCGCGCGCCCGTCGCCCGCGGGCCCGCGGATGACGCCGTCCTCCCCCACCATGAACGGCAGGAAGTCGGCGTACAGGTTGTCGCGCAGGAACGTGAACTTCAGGCCGCTGGCGCGGATGTGCTCCTCGGTCGCCCAGTGGTCGCGCGCCAGCGTGAACGTGGCGTCCGGCGCGGCCCC is a genomic window containing:
- a CDS encoding TenA family protein; translation: MSLAAHLEELGRPLLEEQLKHPTVVGIANGDLDERVFRSWLEQDYLFLLDYVRVFSRLAWQAPDGHLGDLVDLAHSTFHEELDLHRSLSAEFGADLEGARKGAACAAYTEFLLDSAAAYRDGLAALYPCMWGYSALGAILAENPPAEPRYRRWVETYADPGFAALARRIGEMIDEAAPDRARAERLFLEGMRHELAFWDVPLD
- a CDS encoding cation:proton antiporter, producing MHSIATQLIEIGAIILALGVLGSIAVRFSVSAIPLYLIGGLAFGAGGLLPLDNSEHFVEIGAEVGVILLLFTLGLEYTAGELVGTLRTSAPVGLADLVLNAAPGVIAGLLLGWGPVGALALGGVTYVSSSGIAAKVMGDLGWLGNRETPAVLSVLVFEDLAMAVYLPILTTVLAGAGLVAGMQSLAVAALTVTAILYVALRHGNLVERFVSSPSDEVLLLKVLGLTLLVAGIASQLQVSAAVGAFLMGIALSGPLAHQAQRLLTPLKDLFAAVFFVFFGLHTDPADLPPMLGVAVLLAVVGIGTKLGSGWLAARRAGVHLTGRIRAGAALAPRGEFNIVIAGLAVSGGADPGLDSLGSLAAAYVLILAVAGPLLARGAEPLARRISGRRRPRPQLDTEPDEPDEGDGLDAGVPRQADAPEDEGLPDPGYTYKQD
- a CDS encoding SDR family oxidoreductase → MSHQAIAITGATGRLGGRVARRLADAGIPQTMVVRDPARAPHLPGATVVRGEFGDRDAVRDALRGMDLVLMVSASESAERLDHHRTFVDAAAEAGVGHLVYVSFYGAAPDATFTLARDHWATEEHIRASGLKFTFLRDNLYADFLPFMVGEDGVIRGPAGDGRAAVVAQDDIADAAVAVLRDAADHAGATYSLTGPDSLSMEEMAAIITKTTGRSVTFHNETVEEAYRSRASYGAPDWQVDAWVSTYTAMANGELAEVTDHVPLLTGHPATPLSDVLRPGR
- a CDS encoding SDR family oxidoreductase, translating into MLHGRTALVTGAGRGIGRAIAERLAADGALVAVHYARDDAAAKDTVATIEAAGGRAFPVRAELGTAGDLDALFAGLDDGLRAHDAGPELDILVNNAGISPQGGPEDTAPETYDRVFAVNVRALFFLTQRALPRLRNGGRIINITTGATRIALPEKIAYAMSKGAVEVFTRTLAQHLGPRGITVNNVAPGIIDTDMNADWLRGDPDAWAHAAAYSAFNDVGRPEDVAAAVAFLARDDARWVTGTTLDATGGSRL
- a CDS encoding TetR/AcrR family transcriptional regulator, which translates into the protein MARPRAFDRDTALERALEEFWRHGYEATSIASLTAAMGIRPPSLYAAFGDKRRLFGEAVDRYQRTHGAFFARALAEEPTARAAVERVLREAADTYADPAHPAGCMIISAATNCGPESADVEEDLRRMRARSKRMLVDRIRADVVAGRLPAGTDPEALGAFYAATIQGMSRQAQDGASAETLRRIADLAMAAWPAG